A window of the Dickeya dianthicola NCPPB 453 genome harbors these coding sequences:
- a CDS encoding protein-glutamate methylesterase/protein-glutamine glutaminase, producing the protein MSKIKVLCVDDSALMRQIMTEIINSHPDMEVVATAPDPLVARDLIKKFNPQVLTLDVEMPRMDGLDFLEKLMRLRPMPVVMVSSLTGKGSEITLRALELGAIDFVTKPQLGIREGMLAYSELIAEKIRMAAKARLPQRNAAPAPTILIPSMPLLSSEKLIAIGASTGGTEAIRHVLQPLPPTSPALLITQHMPPGFTKSFAERLNKLCQITVKEAEDGERVLPGHAYIAPGARHLELARSGANYQVKLHDGPPVNRHRPSVDVLFHSVAQYAGRNAVGVILTGMGNDGAAGMLELHKAGAYTIAQNEASCVVFGMPREAIALGGVDEVVDLHQVSQRMLAQVSAGQALRI; encoded by the coding sequence GATATGGAGGTGGTTGCCACTGCACCTGACCCTTTAGTGGCGCGCGATTTAATCAAGAAGTTCAATCCGCAGGTGTTGACACTTGATGTTGAAATGCCGCGTATGGATGGTCTTGATTTTCTTGAGAAATTAATGCGACTCCGTCCAATGCCGGTGGTGATGGTGTCTTCGCTGACCGGCAAAGGTTCGGAAATTACTTTGCGGGCGCTTGAGCTCGGGGCGATCGATTTTGTTACCAAGCCTCAGCTGGGAATTCGAGAAGGCATGTTGGCATACAGTGAGCTGATTGCGGAAAAAATCCGTATGGCTGCCAAGGCGCGTTTGCCTCAGCGCAATGCGGCGCCAGCGCCTACGATACTGATTCCTAGTATGCCGTTGCTCAGTAGTGAAAAACTGATCGCGATTGGCGCGTCAACCGGTGGTACTGAGGCGATTAGGCATGTTTTGCAGCCGTTGCCGCCGACCAGCCCAGCGTTGCTGATTACTCAGCATATGCCGCCGGGATTTACCAAGTCTTTCGCTGAACGGTTGAATAAGCTGTGTCAGATTACAGTGAAAGAGGCCGAAGACGGTGAGCGTGTTCTGCCGGGACACGCCTATATTGCGCCTGGCGCCCGCCATCTTGAACTGGCGCGCAGCGGTGCGAACTATCAGGTAAAATTGCATGATGGCCCGCCGGTTAATCGTCATCGTCCTTCAGTTGACGTACTGTTCCACTCTGTTGCACAGTACGCCGGGCGAAATGCGGTAGGAGTAATCCTAACTGGCATGGGAAATGATGGGGCCGCGGGAATGCTGGAACTTCATAAAGCGGGGGCGTATACGATCGCGCAAAATGAAGCCAGCTGTGTGGTGTTCGGTATGCCGCGAGAGGCTATTGCACTCGGTGGTGTCGATGAGGTGGTGGATTTGCACCAGGTGAGTCAGCGGATGCTGGCACAAGTTTCTGCCGGACAGGCATTACGTATATAG
- the cheY gene encoding chemotaxis response regulator CheY, with amino-acid sequence MADKELRFLVVDDFSTMRRIVRNLLKELGFNNVDEAEDGADALNKLRSGGFDFVISDWNMPNMDGLELLQAIRADGTLSKLPVLMVTAEAKKENIIAAAQAGASGYVVKPFTAATLEEKLSKIFEKLGM; translated from the coding sequence ATGGCTGATAAAGAACTCAGATTTTTAGTAGTGGATGATTTTTCGACGATGCGTCGTATTGTCCGAAATCTGCTAAAAGAGCTGGGCTTCAATAATGTGGACGAAGCGGAAGATGGCGCAGATGCTCTGAACAAGCTCCGTTCAGGTGGTTTTGATTTTGTCATTTCTGACTGGAACATGCCGAATATGGACGGACTGGAACTATTGCAGGCTATCCGTGCCGATGGCACGCTTTCCAAGCTTCCCGTCCTGATGGTAACCGCTGAGGCAAAGAAAGAGAATATTATTGCTGCAGCACAGGCTGGTGCCAGTGGTTATGTTGTTAAACCGTTTACTGCCGCTACGCTTGAAGAAAAACTGAGTAAGATTTTCGAAAAGCTTGGTATGTAA
- the flhB gene encoding flagellar biosynthesis protein FlhB, with product MADDSDLEKTEAPTPQRTEKAREEGQIPRSRELTSVFMLIAGLAILWGSGSGMAGRLTDMMAKGLIFDHNFISDERLIIAHVGSLIKQAALALVPILFGLVLVALAAPVLLGGLIFSTKAISFDFGKMNPLSGLKRMFSTHVLAELFKAILKAIIVGCITFWFLQHNWNSMLHLVSEPLGSAIKDALNIALLCCFWVILGLFPMVAFDVGWQIWSHIKRLRMSKQEIRDEYKEHEGDPHIKGRIRQQQRAIAQRRMMADVPKADVIVTNPTHYAVALKYDEKKMHAPKVLAKGADQIALRIRELGSEHRIPILEAPPLARALYRHTEIGHHIPTGLYAAVAEVLSWVYQLKRWKREGGLIPRKPKNLPVPDALDFVKEKTTDG from the coding sequence GTGGCAGACGATAGCGATCTGGAGAAAACAGAAGCCCCCACCCCTCAACGAACGGAAAAAGCCCGAGAAGAAGGTCAGATCCCCCGATCGCGAGAATTGACGTCGGTGTTTATGTTGATTGCCGGTCTGGCCATTTTGTGGGGAAGCGGCTCAGGTATGGCTGGCAGATTGACTGATATGATGGCCAAGGGATTGATCTTTGACCATAACTTCATCAGCGACGAGCGGTTAATCATTGCCCATGTCGGTTCGCTGATCAAGCAGGCGGCGTTGGCGCTTGTCCCTATTCTATTTGGCCTGGTGCTGGTTGCCCTGGCCGCGCCAGTATTGCTGGGGGGGCTGATTTTTAGCACCAAGGCGATTAGCTTCGATTTTGGTAAAATGAATCCGCTATCTGGGTTGAAGCGTATGTTTTCAACTCACGTATTGGCCGAGTTGTTTAAAGCTATCCTCAAAGCCATCATTGTCGGTTGTATTACTTTCTGGTTTCTCCAGCATAACTGGAATAGCATGCTACATCTTGTGTCTGAGCCATTGGGGAGCGCGATAAAAGATGCGCTGAATATCGCCTTGCTGTGCTGTTTTTGGGTGATCCTGGGGCTCTTTCCTATGGTGGCTTTTGATGTGGGCTGGCAGATATGGAGCCATATTAAGCGGCTGCGTATGAGCAAGCAGGAAATCCGCGACGAATACAAAGAACACGAAGGGGATCCGCATATCAAAGGTCGTATTCGCCAACAGCAGCGTGCGATTGCCCAGCGTCGAATGATGGCGGATGTGCCGAAAGCGGATGTAATTGTTACCAACCCGACCCACTATGCCGTTGCACTGAAGTATGATGAAAAGAAAATGCATGCGCCCAAGGTGTTGGCCAAAGGCGCCGATCAGATAGCATTGCGCATTCGTGAACTGGGGTCAGAGCATCGTATCCCGATTCTGGAAGCACCACCGCTGGCACGTGCCCTTTACCGTCATACGGAGATCGGGCATCACATTCCTACCGGGTTATATGCCGCGGTTGCTGAAGTGCTTTCCTGGGTCTACCAGCTCAAGCGCTGGAAACGTGAAGGCGGTTTGATACCGCGTAAACCTAAAAACTTACCTGTGCCGGATGCACTGGATTTTGTTAAAGAGAAAACAACCGATGGCTAA
- the cheZ gene encoding protein phosphatase CheZ, with protein MNPHPMPINDHASATEIISRIGQLTRMLRDSLKELGLDQAITEAAEAIPDARDRLDYVVQMTAQAAERALNCVEAAQPRQNQLEEESKSLKVRWDQWFENPIELSEARELVTDTRSYLESVPDHTAFTNAQLLEIMMAQDFQDLTGQVIKRMMDVVQEIEKQLLMVLLENIPEKPSETRRANEGLLNGPQVDKTAAGIVSNQDQVDDLLDSLGF; from the coding sequence ATGAATCCACATCCGATGCCCATTAACGATCATGCGTCTGCCACAGAGATTATTTCTCGTATCGGGCAATTGACACGCATGCTGCGTGACAGCCTGAAAGAACTTGGTTTAGATCAGGCGATCACTGAAGCGGCGGAAGCAATTCCTGATGCGCGCGATCGTCTTGATTATGTAGTCCAGATGACCGCACAGGCGGCAGAGCGTGCATTGAATTGTGTTGAAGCCGCTCAGCCTCGCCAGAATCAACTGGAAGAAGAGTCCAAATCCCTGAAGGTTCGCTGGGATCAGTGGTTTGAAAATCCGATTGAACTATCAGAGGCGCGTGAGTTGGTTACCGATACGCGCAGCTACCTCGAATCCGTTCCAGACCATACTGCGTTTACCAATGCTCAGTTACTGGAGATCATGATGGCTCAAGATTTCCAGGATTTAACCGGGCAAGTGATTAAGCGCATGATGGATGTTGTTCAGGAAATCGAAAAACAACTGTTGATGGTCTTGCTGGAAAACATTCCGGAAAAACCCTCTGAAACCCGTCGTGCGAATGAAGGTCTGCTTAATGGGCCCCAGGTTGATAAAACCGCCGCAGGTATTGTTTCTAATCAGGATCAGGTTGATGACCTGCTGGATAGCCTGGGTTTCTGA
- the flhA gene encoding flagellar biosynthesis protein FlhA, whose protein sequence is MANLASLLRLPGNMKGSQWQILAGPVLILLILSMMVLPLPPFVLDLLFTFNIALSIMVLLVAMFTQRTLDFAAFPTILLFSTLLRLSLNVASTRVILMDGHTGAGAAGRVVEAFGHFLVGGNFAIGIVVFIILVLINFMVITKGAGRIAEVGARFTLDGMPGKQMAIDADLNAGLIGEDEAKKRRSEVTQEADFYGSMDGASKFVRGDAIAGLMIMAINIIGGLLVGVVQHDMVLGQAVENYTLLTIGDGLVAQIPSLVISTAAGVIVTRVSTDQDVGQQMVTQLFNNPHVMILSAGVLGLIGLVPGMPNFVFLLFTAALLGLAWWTKKEENKAAFAATEAAAAVPAATQVVEASWSDVQLEDPLGMEVGYRLIPMVDFQQNGELLGRIRSIRKKFAQEMGFLPPVVHIRDNLDLQPASYRILMKGVEIGSGEAHPGRWMAINPGNAVGTLPGDLAKDPAFGLPAVWIESALKEQAQTQGYTVVEASTVVATHLNHLLSLHASELFGRQEAQQLMDRVSQEMPKLTEDFIPGVVTLTTLHKVLQNLLSEQVSIRDMRTVIETLAEQAPVQTDPYELTTAVRISLGRAITQQWFPGDTELQVIGLDSALERLLLQALQGGGGLEPGLSDRLLEQAKQALQRQEMLGAPPVLLVNHALRGLLSRFLRRSLPQIAVLSNLEISDSRQIRMTSMIGESS, encoded by the coding sequence ATGGCTAATCTGGCCTCTTTGCTTCGCCTACCAGGCAATATGAAAGGTTCACAATGGCAGATTCTGGCAGGACCTGTTCTGATATTGCTCATCTTGTCGATGATGGTTCTGCCGTTGCCACCGTTTGTTCTGGACTTGCTGTTTACGTTTAACATCGCATTGTCCATTATGGTGCTGCTGGTCGCCATGTTTACCCAGCGCACACTCGATTTTGCCGCTTTTCCCACCATTCTGCTGTTTTCTACGCTGTTGCGTTTGTCACTCAACGTAGCATCGACACGTGTCATCCTGATGGACGGGCATACCGGCGCCGGTGCCGCCGGACGTGTGGTCGAAGCATTTGGTCACTTCCTGGTCGGCGGTAATTTTGCCATCGGCATTGTGGTGTTCATTATCCTGGTGTTGATCAACTTTATGGTTATCACCAAGGGGGCCGGCCGTATCGCTGAAGTCGGCGCGCGCTTTACGCTGGATGGTATGCCAGGTAAGCAAATGGCCATTGATGCCGACCTGAATGCTGGGTTGATTGGTGAGGATGAAGCCAAGAAACGGCGTTCTGAGGTGACCCAGGAGGCAGATTTCTACGGTTCAATGGATGGTGCCAGTAAGTTTGTGCGGGGCGACGCCATCGCCGGGCTGATGATTATGGCCATTAACATTATCGGTGGGTTGCTGGTAGGGGTGGTTCAGCATGATATGGTGCTGGGGCAGGCGGTCGAGAACTATACGCTGCTGACCATCGGTGACGGTCTGGTGGCGCAAATCCCCTCGCTGGTGATTTCAACCGCTGCTGGTGTGATCGTAACTCGGGTCAGTACCGATCAGGACGTTGGTCAGCAGATGGTGACCCAACTGTTCAATAATCCGCATGTTATGATCCTGAGCGCTGGGGTGTTGGGGTTGATCGGTTTGGTCCCCGGTATGCCTAACTTTGTTTTCCTGCTTTTCACCGCTGCGCTGTTAGGGTTGGCCTGGTGGACGAAGAAAGAGGAAAACAAAGCGGCGTTTGCAGCGACAGAAGCAGCGGCTGCGGTACCCGCTGCGACGCAGGTGGTAGAAGCCAGTTGGTCTGATGTTCAACTGGAAGATCCGCTCGGTATGGAAGTAGGGTACCGACTGATTCCGATGGTTGATTTTCAGCAAAATGGTGAATTGCTCGGGCGTATCCGCAGTATCAGAAAGAAATTTGCGCAAGAAATGGGTTTTTTGCCTCCGGTTGTGCATATTCGGGACAATCTGGATCTGCAACCGGCCAGCTATCGTATCCTGATGAAAGGGGTTGAAATCGGAAGCGGTGAAGCTCATCCGGGACGCTGGATGGCGATTAATCCAGGGAATGCGGTAGGCACATTACCGGGCGACTTGGCTAAAGATCCCGCTTTTGGCTTGCCTGCAGTCTGGATTGAAAGTGCGCTAAAAGAGCAGGCGCAAACACAAGGGTATACTGTGGTTGAGGCCAGTACGGTCGTGGCTACGCACCTGAACCATTTACTCAGCCTGCATGCCAGTGAGTTGTTTGGCCGTCAGGAAGCGCAGCAATTGATGGATCGCGTGTCTCAGGAAATGCCTAAGCTGACCGAAGACTTTATTCCGGGCGTGGTGACTTTAACAACGTTGCACAAGGTGTTGCAGAATTTGTTAAGTGAACAGGTCTCGATTCGAGATATGCGCACGGTTATTGAAACACTGGCTGAGCAGGCTCCCGTGCAAACTGATCCCTATGAGCTGACTACCGCCGTGCGTATTTCGCTGGGGCGGGCTATCACACAGCAGTGGTTCCCTGGTGATACGGAACTGCAGGTGATTGGCTTGGACAGTGCGCTGGAGCGTTTGCTGCTACAAGCGCTTCAGGGCGGCGGTGGCCTGGAGCCTGGGTTGAGCGACAGATTGTTGGAACAGGCAAAGCAGGCATTGCAACGACAGGAAATGCTGGGAGCGCCGCCGGTGTTGCTGGTTAACCATGCACTGCGCGGATTATTGTCACGTTTCCTGCGTCGCAGCCTGCCGCAAATCGCGGTATTGTCGAACCTCGAGATCAGCGATAGCCGGCAGATCAGAATGACATCGATGATTGGTGAGTCTTCCTGA